A stretch of DNA from Sandaracinaceae bacterium:
CCGCCAGCGAGAGGCGGAACACGTCGGCCTCTCCCATGCCGAGTGGGAACTCACCGAGCTGCGCCAGTCGCTTCGCGACCTGGGCCCGCGTCAGGCGGGTCCCGAGCGGCGCGCCCTCCTGTGCCGAGGGGGCGGCGCGCCGGTCACGCATCGGCGCCTGGGCGGGGACTTCGAGCGCGACGTCGTGCGGGGCGACCTCGCTCAGCTCGAGCGCGCCCACGCAGTCACGCCCCATGGCGGCCAGCAAATCGAACGGGCGCTCGCTGCGGGCGCTCAGCGTGCGACGGAGCAGGGCGCGCACATCGTCGCGGTCGGGCAGCAAGCCCGCGAAGTAGTGCTGCACCGCCGGGCCGTTCGCCTCGCGACGCCCGAGCGGGATGGACAGGGAGATGGGGGTGGCACGCGCATCGGTCAGCCACGTCGGCGCGTAGGTGAACGACAGCAGCCCACCCGCGCCTCGCCGCAGCTCGCCGACGTGGACCCCGTTGATGCTCGCGTACAGGGTGTCCACCGTCATGCCCCCTACTTCCAGACGTCTCCCGGTCGGAGCTCGCTAGGGCGTGACTGAACCACCAGCTCGAGACCGAGGGCGCTGAGGATGCGCAGCACGCTGTCCAGCCTCGGATCCACCTTGGCGAGCTCGATGTTGGACAGCGCCGGGCCAGCGATGCCCGCTCCGGCGCTGAGCGTCTGCTGGGTGATGCCTTGCTGGAGGCGCGCCTCGCGCACGAGGCGGCTCAGATCCGAGGAGCGCTGGATGACCGTCGCGGGGGTGCTCATCATCTTCAGGATATCGGGCACTCGCCATCATGTAAAGATGATCGAGAGAGTGATTTAATCCAAAGGTGATGGTGAGGGAACGTGCCCTCAGGTGAGCTGCTCGATCAGCCTGTCCAGCTCGGCGTAGCTGCCGTACGCGATGCGAACCTCGCCCTTGCCGCCGGGGCCGTCTTCGACGCTGACCATGGAGCCCAGCGCGTGTGACAGGCGCCGCTCGAGGTCGCGCACGTTGGCAGACTTCTCCTTGGGCGCCTTGGTGGCCGCCTCGGGCTTCCGGCCGCTTGCGGCGGCTCGGGCCAGCTTCTCGAGCTCGCGTACGCTGAGCCGCTTGGCCACGGCCAGCCGGGCGAGCTTCTTCATGGTGCCCGCGTCGGGGGCGGTGAGCACGGCGCGACCGTGACCCTCGCTGAGCTGGCCGTTGTCGATCAGATCGAGCACCTCGTCCGGCAGCTTGAGCAGGCGCAGCGCGTTCGTGACCGCCACGCGGCTCTTGCCCACGCGCTCGGCCACCTGTTGCTGCGAGTGCCCGAACTCGTCGATCAGCCGTTGGAACGCGCGCGCCGTCTCGAGGGGGTTCAGGTCTTCGCGTTGGATGTTCTCCACCAGCGCGGCCTCGAACGCCACGGCGTCGCTGAGCTCCCGTACGTGGATGGGCAGCTCTTGGACGCCGGCGCGCTGCGCAGCCCGCCACCGGCGCTCGCCCGCGATGATCTCGTAGCCCCCCGCCTCGCGCTTGCGCACCAGGATGGGCTCGAGCACGCCGTGCGCGGCGATGCTGTCGGCGAGCTCCTGCAGGGCCTCGTCGTCGAAGTGCCGGCGCGGCTGATCGCGGTTGGGGTGCAGCTGCTCGATGAGCGCGGAGCTGCTGGGGCGCGGGGCCGCGCTGGGCGCAGAGGGGAGCAGGCCGTCCAGGCCCCGACCGAGTCGACGAGTGGCCACGTTCAGGCTGCCTGGATGGGGAGGGCGTCGAGGATCTCGCGCGCCAGGTTGAGGTACTGGAAGCTGCCGCGGGAGGCCGCGTCGTACAGGATGACGGGCTTGCCGTGCGAGGGCGCCTCGGCCAGCCGGATGTTGCGGGGGATGACCGTCTCGTACACGTGGAAGTGCTGGCGCACCTCGGCGGCCACGTCGTTGGCGAGGTTGTTGCGCGGGTCGAACATGGTCAGGACGACACCGTGGATGGCCAGCTCGGGGTTGAGCCCGTTGCGCACGCGCTCGATGGTGTTGGTGAGCTGCGAGAGCCCCTCGAGCGCGTAGTACTCGCACTGCAGGGGCACGACGACGAGGTCCGACGCGGTGAGCGCGTTGATGGTGAGCGTTCCCAGCGACGGGGGACAGTCCACCAGGATGAAGTCGTACTGCATCCGGATGGACGCGATGGCGTCACGGAAGCGCGTGGCCCAGGCATCGTCGCCGAACAGCTCTCGCTCGGCCGCGGCCAAGTCCGGCGAGCTGGGGATGACGTGCAGGTGCTCGAGCTCGGTCTCCAGCACCGCGTCCTCTACGGCGGCCTCGCCCAGGAGCACCTGGTAGCTGCTGCGCACCACGGAGCCGGGCGCGCAGCCCACGCCCGTGGACGCGTTGCCCTGCGGGTCGAGGTCGATGAGCAGCACGCGCTGCTCGGCCACGGCGAGAGACGCACCGAGGTTGACGGCGGTGGTGGTCTTACCCACGCCCCCTTTTTGATTCGCGATGGCGACGACGCGGCCCATGTGGCCTGTGCTGTACCAGCGTCGCCCGCATCATTCAACGCAACACCGCGCGGGTCCCGGCGAGGGCCCTCCGAAGTAGGCCTTCAAAGCGGTGCGCTGCACAAAAAAAAGAACCCGACGAGGGGCGACTCGTCGGGCTCGGCTGTCTCTCGCGGGGCGACGCTCGAGGCAGCTAGGAGGTCCGTGCCGGAGGATGAGCGGCAGGGACCGAGCCGGGTGTCACGCGGGCGAGCGGGACGGCTCGGCTCTTCATCTCATGGGGGTGTGACAGTCGGGGCAGGGCCGCCGACTGTGCCCCTAGAAGTCGAAGTTCAGCTCTTGCTTGGCGTCGTCGAACAGCGAGTCGTCGTCGCCGGGGTTGAACGAGGCCTCGGCGTACAGGTCATCGAGGGACCAGCCCATCTTCTGACCGGGGCGGATCTCCTCACGCTCGAACTCGGCCATGGAACTGTAGAACTTCGGACCTCTGGACATGGGCGCTGCTCCTCACACGGGGGTTGGGTGCGGACATGTGTTCCTCAGAACCACCTTGTCCTACATCTGGACACACTCTCTCACACGTCCCAGGGCACGCCAAATTTCCGCACCACAATTCGTCACAGAGCTGTCGTGGCACGCACGAACCCCCTTGAACGTCCGGCTTTGCGGCGCAGAGGGACGTGCTAGCTTCCGCGCGTCCTTCGCCCCGTACCCGCAGAAGCAGAGAGCAAATGACCGACGCGCTGATCGGATACATCGAAGTCGTGGCCGTGTGGGCACCCGTCTGGGGCTTCGCCCTGGTGGCCCTGTTCATGACCGTGGAGAGCTCGTTCATCCCGTTCCCCAGCGAGGTCGTGATGATCCCGGCCGGCTTCATGGCGGCACGCGGCGAGCTGAGCTTCGGAACGCCGCTGCTGGACGCGACCGTCGCCGTGCTGGCCGGCGTGGTGGGCTCACTGCTGGGCGCGTACGTCAACTACGGCCTCTCCGCGAAGCTGGGGCAGCCCTTCCTCGAGCGCTACGGGCGCTTCGTGCTCCTGCCGCCGGCCAAGCTGGAGCGCGCCGAAGAGCTCTTCCGCCGCTACGGCGCCGGCGCCACGTTCGTGTGCCGCTTGCTGCCGGGGATCCGCCAGCTCATCAGCATCCCGGCCGGCCTCTCGGGCATGCCGCTCGGCAGCTTCACGCTGTGGACGGGGCTCGGCGCGGGCTTGTGGGTGATCATCCTGACGGCCATCGGGTACTTCATGGGCACCCACACGGCCGAGATGAGCTATGCGGAGCTGGTCCATGGGGGCAAGGACATGATCCGGGCCAACTGGGTGTACGGGCTGCCCGTGCTGGCCATCGGCTTCTTCGCGTACATCCGGCTCAGCCAGCGCGTGATGCGTCGCGACGCCGAAGCAGGCGCCGCGCCCGACGAGAGGGCCGAGAGCGCGCCGAGTCCGCACGCCTGAGGCGACGATGAACCTCTCCGTGCTCCCGCCGCCGCTGAACCCCAAGCCGCCCCTGCTGAAGGCGGGCGAGCCGCGCTGGTTCCGGGCCTTCCCGTTCATGCGGACGCTACGGGAGTACCAGCGGGGCAACCTGCGCCCCGACTTCGTGGCCGGGCTCACCACGGCGCTCTTCACCATCCCGCAGGGCATGGCCTACGCCCTCATCGCGGGCTTCCCGCCAGCCGCGGGGCTCGCCACGGCCGTGGCCGCGTCCATCATTGGCGCCGCGTTCGGAAGCTCCGAGTTCCTCATCAACGGGCCCACCAACGCCATCGTCGTGATGATCGCGGGCAACGCGGCGCTGTTCGCCGCGCAGGGCAACGCCATCGAGGCCATCGTGCTGTTGACGCTCATGATTGGGCTCATGCAGGTGGGCGCGGGGCTGTTGCGCTTGGGCTCCCTCACGCGCTTCGTCAGCGAGCCGGTGCTCACAGGCTTCACGGCGGGGGCTGGGCTCTACATCATCATCAACCAGCTGGGCTCGTTCTTCGGGGTGGACCGCACGGCCATCGCGCCTGACCTGTGGGGCTGGGTGCCCCCGCGCTGCGCGGCCTTCGACCTGATGCGCTTCCTGCGCTCGCTGCACGGCGTGAACTGGGTCTCGGCTGCGGTGGCGGGGGCGACGCTGTTCATCGTGCGGGCCCTGCAGCACTTCGAGCCACGCATCGG
This window harbors:
- a CDS encoding helix-turn-helix domain-containing protein, which produces MSTPATVIQRSSDLSRLVREARLQQGITQQTLSAGAGIAGPALSNIELAKVDPRLDSVLRILSALGLELVVQSRPSELRPGDVWK
- a CDS encoding ParB/RepB/Spo0J family partition protein, which codes for MATRRLGRGLDGLLPSAPSAAPRPSSSALIEQLHPNRDQPRRHFDDEALQELADSIAAHGVLEPILVRKREAGGYEIIAGERRWRAAQRAGVQELPIHVRELSDAVAFEAALVENIQREDLNPLETARAFQRLIDEFGHSQQQVAERVGKSRVAVTNALRLLKLPDEVLDLIDNGQLSEGHGRAVLTAPDAGTMKKLARLAVAKRLSVRELEKLARAAASGRKPEAATKAPKEKSANVRDLERRLSHALGSMVSVEDGPGGKGEVRIAYGSYAELDRLIEQLT
- a CDS encoding ParA family protein, with translation MGRVVAIANQKGGVGKTTTAVNLGASLAVAEQRVLLIDLDPQGNASTGVGCAPGSVVRSSYQVLLGEAAVEDAVLETELEHLHVIPSSPDLAAAERELFGDDAWATRFRDAIASIRMQYDFILVDCPPSLGTLTINALTASDLVVVPLQCEYYALEGLSQLTNTIERVRNGLNPELAIHGVVLTMFDPRNNLANDVAAEVRQHFHVYETVIPRNIRLAEAPSHGKPVILYDAASRGSFQYLNLAREILDALPIQAA
- a CDS encoding DedA family protein, whose translation is MTDALIGYIEVVAVWAPVWGFALVALFMTVESSFIPFPSEVVMIPAGFMAARGELSFGTPLLDATVAVLAGVVGSLLGAYVNYGLSAKLGQPFLERYGRFVLLPPAKLERAEELFRRYGAGATFVCRLLPGIRQLISIPAGLSGMPLGSFTLWTGLGAGLWVIILTAIGYFMGTHTAEMSYAELVHGGKDMIRANWVYGLPVLAIGFFAYIRLSQRVMRRDAEAGAAPDERAESAPSPHA